The genomic stretch ACATTTAATCGCGTTTACTAGACATACATACATAAGAGTATTATTGCTATCATCTGTGTATATCAAAGCCTGGAAACACTAAAAACATACAAAACGAAACTACATTGAAAAACGAAAATTGTGCCTAGATAGCGGCAAATGAAAATAAATcgttcattaaatatttataagaaaTACAATAAATTATGTTCTATTACCTCAAAAGAATTGTAATAAACAACAGAAGTAATACGTTATACCGCTTATTTCGTGTTTAAATACAACACCTCGATAACATTTTAACAACTTGTCGAATAAAATCATTCAAGAATTATAACCAATATGTTTAGGACCTATGGAAGGTGCTACACGAACGACAACATTGTAGGTATGCTGATAATTGCCCgaaaataataaatatgataataGAACTATATTGAACAATTGAGCATACAGGATGGTCCGTGCTAAAAAGCCAATTATGAATAGTTTGTTTCCGGGTTTACACAGGCATATAATGATCAATTTCCGACATTTGTTACCTGTCAGCAGACTAAGAAAAAATGCCATTTCTTCAATTCACAAAAATGGAGCAAGTTGTTTCACGTTTCATCTTTActtcaaacaaaattacaatatatCAAACAAACATAAGTCTAATGATTTAGAAACTTCTTTTTATCGTGAAATGAATTACAACGATTCGCAAAGACAGTACTAATGTATGGTTTCATATGTGAAAACagtttgttgtttgtttgcaACCAACAGACAATTGCTTCTCCGATCGAAATGAATTGCACTAGGGTTTACCAATCCATCATCCAGAGACAACAACTCTCTGCTTTGTTGTCCATCGGGAGATATCACCACAACGCGATGTGATGTTGAACAAACAACATACACGTTTCCACTGCTATCTACTGCTAGACCACGTGGACATTTCAGTGTGTTCCCATCTTTAAATTTCCAGATCTGTTTGCCCTGCATGTCATAACATTTAACAGATTCATTACTAGTGTAATAGATTTTGTTATCAAAGATTTCAATGTAGGACCATGAAAGTAAATTAGACTGGACTATAACTGTACTACTTCTGTCCTGAGGGTTGAGTTTGAGAATACCAATGTTGTTTGCACAAACATACAACGAACCATTGTGATAAATTATTCCATAGCATCTAGAGTTTGTTGATATATGCCCCGTTATCCTTTCTGTTTCAATATCGATAATATTGACACCATTACCATTCCACAAGTTTGACGTTGTAgctattgttttatcatgtataaaCGTTACATCAAATGAATGGGCCGGTTCGACTGAGATTTTACCATGTCTTTTCCAATCAGTTCTGAAGACAGCTATATTTCCGGTAATGTAGTCACTTATTGCAATGTTTCCACTCGGTAATACAACAATTCCTCTTATGTCTAAAATTCCTATTTTTGTGGCTTTGATTAGGTTTAATTTGATATCAGCAatggattttttaatttttatatcccCTAACTGGGCCTGTCTATTTTTATACCTGACGAGATCAATTTTACATAGTATTTTATGTATCGTAACTGATCCAAATTTTTTGCTGTTATTTGTAATGTTGCTTATTTTGTCATCTACTTTGAAGATCAAAGTCATTTCATCCAAGCTATGATCTCTTATGATCGACTGCAGGTACAACTCAGTAGTTGCTGCTTCTGATGAGATCTTCCGTAATCCAAGGTACGTTTGAAGATCGGAAGCGTATCTTTCAATGTCTTTTAGTTGTTGTTCAGCATTGTTTGTGTCACCATTCTTACTTTCTAGT from Mytilus edulis chromosome 7, xbMytEdul2.2, whole genome shotgun sequence encodes the following:
- the LOC139481452 gene encoding uncharacterized protein: MAASQELCDICEQRHVTKSSTFWCPECEQAFCDDCNAYHGFSKLSKHHVTVSIQDHLAMSASISQTSNTCMDHNEQYQMVCQAHDELLCLKCIEKHDGCKGIIPISKVIENVKMSSLFQETQNSLNDINRNIEILQNELKKQQGGIKQQEETILSQISETRNKINNHLDKLEEKIRNEVSEITAKLNNDMNQALQILESKNGDTNNAEQQLKDIERYASDLQTYLGLRKISSEAATTELYLQSIIRDHSLDEMTLIFKVDDKISNITNNSKKFGSVTIHKILCKIDLVRYKNRQAQLGDIKIKKSIADIKLNLIKATKIGILDIRGIVVLPSGNIAISDYITGNIAVFRTDWKRHGKISVEPAHSFDVTFIHDKTIATTSNLWNGNGVNIIDIETERITGHISTNSRCYGIIYHNGSLYVCANNIGILKLNPQDRSSTVIVQSNLLSWSYIEIFDNKIYYTSNESVKCYDMQGKQIWKFKDGNTLKCPRGLAVDSSGNVYVVCSTSHRVVVISPDGQQSRELLSLDDGLVNPSAIHFDRRSNCLLVANKQQTVFTYETIH